A window from Gammaproteobacteria bacterium encodes these proteins:
- a CDS encoding PEP-CTERM sorting domain-containing protein (PEP-CTERM proteins occur, often in large numbers, in the proteomes of bacteria that also encode an exosortase, a predicted intramembrane cysteine proteinase. The presence of a PEP-CTERM domain at a protein's C-terminus predicts cleavage within the sorting domain, followed by covalent anchoring to some some component of the (usually Gram-negative) cell surface. Many PEP-CTERM proteins exhibit an unusual sequence composition that includes large numbers of potential glycosylation sites. Expression of one such protein has been shown restore the ability of a bacterium to form floc, a type of biofilm.), which produces MKKITLLASFLAILIPVGSHAVAIDAGSAYLDRENSSRIFQIDASGYADLSLSILALGGGTIDYCGRNVIGDCLDVSADGGAILSGLSITNTWQEYTAALPAGDSMVELAFDALISGSDESMTINWQVDAATQMRQPQDSRVLTVNEPGILLLIGLGLAAIGTSRRRQ; this is translated from the coding sequence ATGAAAAAAATTACTTTGTTGGCGAGTTTTCTGGCGATCCTGATTCCAGTCGGGTCCCATGCGGTTGCAATTGACGCAGGCTCTGCCTACCTGGATCGTGAAAACAGCTCACGAATCTTCCAGATCGATGCGTCAGGTTATGCTGACCTGAGCCTGTCTATCCTGGCACTGGGTGGCGGTACCATCGACTACTGCGGACGAAACGTCATTGGCGATTGTCTCGATGTGTCGGCTGACGGCGGTGCAATCCTCAGCGGGTTGTCGATTACCAACACCTGGCAGGAGTACACGGCAGCGCTGCCAGCAGGCGATTCGATGGTCGAACTCGCGTTCGACGCGCTCATTTCAGGCAGCGATGAAAGTATGACCATCAACTGGCAGGTGGATGCCGCCACCCAGATGCGCCAGCCGCAAGACAGCCGGGTGCTTACAGTGAATGAACCAGGCATTTTGCTGCTGATAGGTTTGGGGCTGGCCGCCATCGGCACGTCCCGTAGACGTCAATAA
- a CDS encoding diguanylate cyclase: protein MYRVLVVDDNVDMQTMLSRILTDMGFVVDTADSANAALGQLAKQRPDLVITDIRMDGMDGLSLVGLISERDPDIPTVVMTGYASMETAIAAIRTGACDYLVKPFESFDYVRDTVNRALQTTRAARERDELIENLKKQNEELHDLAIRDGLTGLYNQRHISELLAAEFERAVRYHRELSVLFIDVDHFKDYNDRNGHPRGDEALRAIAGILQENTRKSDAVARWGGEEFLVLAPETSPEAAANLAEKLRASVAQHAFPGRESQPAGCVSISVGIANLSGGDSFEKLIARADEALYAAKSAGRNTVKNAA, encoded by the coding sequence ATGTACCGGGTACTGGTCGTTGACGACAATGTTGATATGCAGACCATGCTGTCGCGGATTCTCACGGACATGGGTTTTGTCGTCGATACCGCTGACAGCGCCAATGCCGCCTTAGGTCAGCTGGCAAAGCAGCGGCCGGATCTCGTAATTACCGATATCCGGATGGACGGTATGGACGGTCTCAGCCTGGTTGGCCTGATCAGCGAGCGCGACCCGGATATCCCAACGGTCGTCATGACGGGCTATGCCTCGATGGAAACCGCCATCGCCGCCATTCGGACTGGCGCATGCGATTACCTGGTCAAGCCCTTTGAGTCGTTTGATTACGTGCGCGACACCGTTAACCGCGCGCTGCAAACCACCCGGGCCGCGAGAGAGCGAGACGAACTCATCGAAAACCTGAAGAAGCAGAATGAAGAGCTGCATGACCTCGCAATTCGCGATGGTCTGACGGGTTTGTATAACCAGCGCCATATTTCAGAGCTATTGGCTGCGGAGTTTGAACGCGCCGTCCGCTACCACCGGGAGCTCTCGGTACTTTTTATCGATGTCGACCACTTCAAGGACTATAACGACCGCAACGGGCATCCGCGCGGCGATGAGGCTCTGCGGGCCATCGCCGGAATCCTGCAGGAAAATACACGCAAGAGCGACGCTGTTGCGCGCTGGGGCGGCGAGGAATTTCTGGTGCTTGCGCCGGAGACCTCGCCTGAAGCGGCTGCCAACCTGGCGGAGAAGCTGCGTGCCAGCGTCGCGCAACATGCCTTTCCTGGCCGTGAATCACAGCCTGCCGGCTGCGTTTCCATCAGCGTCGGTATCGCCAATCTGAGTGGCGGCGATTCGTTCGAAAAACTGATTGCTCGTGCGGATGAGGCGCTGTATGCCGCCAAGTCCGCCGGTCGAAACACGGTGAAAAACGCCGCCTGA
- a CDS encoding flavin reductase has translation MAATTPEHTVRLDVDDPIWERFFTVAPLVLVGTVDSDGEPDLAPKHMVTPLGWDNYFGFVCTPEHTTWRNIETTERFAISYPRPDQLLFTSLAASPRCNDNSKPVLSALDTFTAPDSGMPCLSNSYLWLECSLQQIVPGFGENGLITGKIIAAHAAENAMLHSDMSTNAQLAEAPLFAYVHPGRFAVIDSTFSFPFPAGMKK, from the coding sequence ATGGCCGCAACGACGCCCGAACATACTGTTCGTCTCGATGTCGACGATCCTATCTGGGAGCGTTTCTTTACAGTAGCCCCTCTGGTGCTGGTGGGCACAGTTGATAGCGACGGTGAACCAGACCTGGCGCCGAAGCATATGGTCACGCCACTGGGGTGGGATAACTACTTCGGTTTTGTGTGTACACCGGAGCACACGACCTGGCGAAATATTGAAACAACAGAACGCTTCGCCATAAGTTACCCGCGTCCCGATCAACTCCTCTTTACCAGCCTGGCAGCTTCGCCACGCTGTAATGACAACAGCAAGCCCGTGCTATCAGCACTGGATACTTTTACCGCTCCTGACAGCGGAATGCCCTGCCTGTCAAATTCCTATTTGTGGCTGGAATGCTCGCTGCAGCAAATTGTTCCCGGGTTTGGCGAAAACGGACTGATTACGGGAAAAATCATCGCGGCTCATGCGGCCGAAAATGCCATGCTGCACTCAGATATGAGCACTAACGCGCAGCTGGCCGAAGCGCCGCTGTTTGCCTACGTGCACCCCGGTCGTTTCGCTGTTATTGATTCGACGTTTTCATTTCCATTCCCGGCCGGCATGAAGAAATGA
- a CDS encoding M20 family metallopeptidase — translation MSAENGPALLSHLREQKPRMIEFLHDLTVTESPSSSQDALRLASGVLANRFEQLGYHTLRAASLHLYARPRTRQRERPVQLLIGHYDTVWPLGTLHEMPFSVDGSIVRGPGVFDMKGGLTQIFFALEALQTLQLEPSLTPVIFVNADEEIGSRTSTRYITKLAKLAQRAYVLEPSLGPEGKLKTRRKGIGRYTITVFGKAAHAGLDPTGGASAILELSHQIQSLFALNDLERGITVNVGTVDGGVQPNVIAPHSEAVVDVRVATAEDAEYVDNAIRNLKPATDGVRVHAEGGIGRPALEQTPRNHALLQMARQLGAGIGLDIEEGMAGGGSDGNTTSLYTATLDGLGPVGDGAHARHEFLDIDKTIERAALLALLIQAGPELQEV, via the coding sequence ATGAGCGCTGAGAACGGTCCGGCGCTGCTCTCACACCTGCGTGAACAAAAGCCACGCATGATCGAGTTCCTGCACGACCTGACCGTAACAGAGTCCCCGTCATCGTCGCAGGATGCACTGCGGCTGGCCAGCGGCGTGCTGGCCAACCGTTTCGAGCAGCTCGGTTACCACACTTTGCGCGCAGCCTCGCTGCATTTGTATGCACGGCCACGCACCCGCCAACGCGAGCGGCCCGTGCAATTGCTTATCGGCCACTACGATACTGTGTGGCCACTCGGTACGCTGCACGAGATGCCCTTCTCGGTTGACGGCAGCATCGTACGCGGTCCGGGCGTATTCGACATGAAGGGCGGGTTGACGCAAATCTTTTTTGCGCTGGAAGCGCTGCAGACGCTGCAGCTCGAACCATCATTGACGCCAGTGATCTTCGTCAATGCCGACGAAGAAATTGGCAGCCGTACCTCGACACGCTACATCACCAAGCTGGCAAAACTGGCGCAGCGGGCGTACGTGCTGGAACCGTCGCTCGGTCCGGAAGGCAAGCTCAAAACCCGACGCAAGGGTATCGGCCGTTACACGATAACGGTATTCGGCAAAGCGGCACACGCTGGCCTGGACCCGACCGGTGGCGCCAGCGCGATTCTCGAGCTGTCGCACCAGATCCAGTCGCTGTTTGCATTAAACGACCTCGAGCGCGGAATCACTGTCAACGTCGGTACCGTTGACGGCGGAGTGCAGCCCAATGTCATCGCACCACACAGCGAAGCAGTGGTTGATGTGCGCGTTGCGACAGCCGAGGATGCTGAATACGTCGATAATGCGATCCGCAATCTCAAGCCGGCAACGGATGGCGTACGGGTTCATGCCGAAGGCGGTATCGGCCGCCCGGCTCTCGAGCAGACGCCCCGTAATCATGCTCTGCTGCAAATGGCGCGCCAGCTCGGCGCCGGCATCGGTCTCGACATCGAAGAGGGTATGGCCGGGGGCGGCTCGGATGGCAATACAACGAGCCTGTACACCGCCACGCTGGATGGGCTGGGCCCGGTCGGTGACGGCGCGCATGCCCGGCACGAATTTCTCGACATTGACAAGACGATCGAGCGTGCCGCACTGCTGGCATTGCTGATCCAGGCCGGGCCCGAACTGCAAGAGGTGTGA